The genomic segment TGTCTCCTTATGGAAGAAAATACAGGCGATTTGCGTCAAGATGGCTGTAAGGTAAATACGTAACATTGATTTTGTTGAGATATAAACTGAACCAAATGGATACAGCGCAAATTAGTTGTTATTATGAAAAATTCATAAGAACATGTTTGACCgcctttgtttttatttctcgTATTTTGTGTAAACTCAACATGTTGATAACGTCATATTGTTCATGCTGCTACATTCAAGTTCTTGTAAAATGTATCATGAAgttatatttttctttgttctgGTAGGTTTCACCGATGTCAACAATTAATTCAACTCTCTGTCTTTGTCGCCGTCTGTAAATATGCCGAATGTGCAAAGGAGTGGACGTCATCATGAAACAATCCGAAGTGACAGCGTAAAGGACATTGTTCTCcaaagtaaagaaaaaaatcgaaaacaaATATATAACCGAATCCGGTCATAAGCCTTAGTTTCTTTTTACTGATAACGTAGCATTTCCAACAATCATCCTACTACAATATCGTACGCTGCATATAATAAGCAAACGCCCCTGTAAATAATACGATTCTATGGCATGTTcgctgaaaatttcacatgttgTACAGAAAAAGAGTTTGGATATTTTTTGATAGACAACTTTATTGGATATTATTTTACGACatgtgtgacggctgtggttttgacttaatcaattaatccgctgatacgggtAGCTGATTAgccagttggcaatgtttgttgagcaattacagtggtgtactacggcgcgccaaatgtttcaaaaatatttatcgtcatagagtaaaaataaactgtcaaattttctttctaaaaaaagtcttaaacgtgtatgaataataaagaaaaagttttttcgtccatatcattgcatacttttcataaaaatagcattcatttgaaaatatgtgtcattaaatatttgaatgtgtctgtacagataaagatgacgtgcaaccgtctttctcgattgaaataaaaattcgatggaattacggaagaaaataaacgacaAAAGTACTATTgcaaaaagggcagaatgttatgtaatgcttaattgtaaaatattctttaaaccgtaatgagaaagaaactgtttgcaaaaatttagaaacaccacactcccatacttattgacgtacacatacacgtgtatttgatataaaggtacaatgaatgctgattataagggaaaaagaaacaaaatcaagcacacacacaaaatattgaaatgattaaaaacaaaaccacaaatattACTTGCACTATTACCAAAAACCAATTGAATCACCATCATGTCTGacttaaaaaaagaaagagaatcaccattgaaaagtcgaccgagatcgcgccggcgttgaggctgaaaagaaaccaaaacgaggtcagcttgtaataaaaatcaaaacgaggttacaaaaaaaccgaaaaaccaaaccaaaacgaggttacaaaaaaaaaaaaaactcagcagaaaaaaaagaggcccgttcgagaaaagaaacagagtgggacaccccgcagaaaaagcccaacatgaaaattgaataattgtcaacgtcatgattgttacaatTTAATGCCAGGGGGTTTTGGATCCTCACACTCGAATGTTGGACGAGATATtttgggtatttcagcgataactctcagcttctagtcttcaatatcctctcatggacgtccaagttaccgacacgtcccactctatattaaacagttacaagtggacaaaacactcgtggtggaaagtcgctgccagcggtcccctcgctcatggcgtgcctcaatatacactcgaggtggtaagccagcggccggcggtcccgtcgctagtacagtaggcctacacatcggcaaccagcgatcccctcgctatacagtgtagggccgcctcccCCAAACCATAGAAAGTCCAGCCCAAACCATGGAGTCCTACCGCAACAAAACGATTGCTAGTcactagcccacggttacgtgtggttcgatacatagcggccgccgtgtgggtatgcatagtgaaattgcataccacgcagcggcCGCTGAgcatcgaaccacacgtaaccgtgggtttagcctctaaacggagtgtgacaaaggcaaaaatactcaggCTAATTAAAACACTGTTtagattcgaggcaacgttttcactagtgCAGGTAGAACacgaacgcgcccgacttgacaaacactgatcaagcagccgctatttctccgTATACTGTAGCTccgggtggcagggctgtgagttaccggcgttatacggccaggccgtataacgccggtagcGCACAGCCTAGTCCTGCGTACATGTcggtgtgttcccggcgttatacggcctccactactgtggtggaggccgtataacgccgggaacacacagacctgtacgcagggctactcacagccctgccacccagagctatgtatataGGCTACTGCagaaatatcgtagctccatatattggactgtgtgaatataaagttttcagcaatggggatcgacatgtcttgtatgtgccggtcgagccctgcgagtatagtgagagtgtctggcgctGTGTGACCGCTTGGGGTGAGGTGGTTCGTAGATACCCAGAGAACAGAACGAACGGACGCATGTGTTCAGTTGGCAACagtagtcaggtggcttagcaacaaaaaacagtaagatcgttacacggatgacaaaagtgccaaatttgctacagatgttcacatatatgtgtaaattaaaattagctattgctccaagaATTTGGGctaccggaaaggctcgatgacgtcataaattgaaaatggccgccattatattgcttaaaatggtaaaatacggctTATTCGGCCAGTTATAAATATtcttttgaataaactgacatgAACATtctcaattatgaataaaaCATTAAACTGACACAAATCAACTATAattatgacgtcataaagccaaaatggccgaccgaattcaaaatgtccgtcCTAACATTTTCTAAATTGTTAAAGCACTGTTAATTTAGCgtgtttcagcattttatcgcctgaactgaaattaacaccccaaattacagacaaacatataattgatgcaaattattattgtgatgacgtcataaaaccaaatggcaaccgaaagttACAAAAAGGCCGATTATGAAATTAACTGTGCTTGGTACAATAGCGCATTTGCGTGAATAAATGATAGTTTAAAGGTAATTTAATGTAATTGtgtattaatattccataaactcaaagaaaagataaatataccaaaacttagccaataagttcaacacaagtaacaaactcttatgagattatttattattaaacaatgatctgtgtttgaaaaatcgaatcgatataaaaggaaatgaaggcaacttcacatgCTGGTTCTacctttgtttgtgatacggtatagtgagtagatcaatgtggtttcgtTATAGGAGAACATGATGAGAAActagtgaatcgatagtgctttgaccctcgtaatgtgaccttggtcccagcaaaaaaggttttatgttggtGATTCCTGCTAGCGGGCCAAAGTTGGGTCCCTacttcagtcacttgaattaTCTTGTATTCCAACATGCTTAGTTTGTTGGTAGtcatcaaagagagatgctaagatcattatgttgtggtctgattGTTGCATGAATTGTTGCTCAGATCGTTCAGTTGTACTCTCTTTGCATTTAATTTTGCTAGAAGGAGGAtatcttgtatgtttttcttccttttatatCTTATTATAGGATTTCTTGAAAACCATGGCCAGCGTATAATCGCCctttattattttccagtttcttatcacatgctttgattaggctggttttgatgaggttgtgctgaGAAGTTtttttgttacatcattactcttatttttgttgattaaGGAAGGCTCACGTTTTGTTATATTAACTTCTTTTTGATACAAGCtatgtctttcattttgtaatctCGTAGTTCAAAGTTTTTGCGTTGATATTATGACCTTCTTTATGAAGTCCATATTTTTGTTGCATGTGCcaacatatctgagtaattcacTTTTAATGAAGCATTTAAAGGTTCGTGGCAGATAATATCGTCAGATGATTTGGTGTGGGTTTTACGGTCGAGCCATCTCTCTCGATTGCGTCTCTGGCATTTGAAGATCACAAGGTCAGTGGGTATGAGGttttgtcgatagaatgttcaattatgaattcccaAATTGAACGTAGGCTACAGGGTGTTGCACTCCCCAACAAATGTTCTGGATGTTATAGGCTTATGTTCTGTTCCTGagtaaattatgaaaatgtcaccTTTTCAACATTCCCATGCGAATATTTGACCGGATTGGGGATTTAATTaactttctccgtttcatggtatgtgatatcagctatttctggtgAGCCCATGCTGCATCcatagatttgtttgttttttctcagttgaattaaaatatgctcgACAGTCAGGCTTTCATGGACTTTGTGTGTGGGTTTTTTGTATCGTATCAGTTGGCTGgtactgtttcagagtccaacgctacgatcgctgcatttatggcttcatttttggcatATTTTCTACATTGATACAACGTCTGATGTCACCAGAATAGagtttgtttgtaattttattgtttctAACTAGTTAGAAAAGTTTTTGTGTCCCTGGCATATGTAAGTCGTCTTTGCacgattggttttatgacaaagtctagaaattccgagatttggtttattaggctcgagcagccatttctattgagacgatggatgatgattgttccttctgcttgggttttgtgtattttggcaggagataccatcgtggtgtacaaattattctgCTTATGGGAATGGGAACACTGTAAATCACTTTGTCAATGATCTTCTTGTCgcagataaatgatttcataTACAATTTGTGTCGCAAATGTACAGTAATAGTGTACATTTCGCAGCTGTAAATTGCTATACCTCTTCCTTTATTAATgggttttattgtgatttgtttctttttagACAGAATGTtcagggcagtcttttctgctaGAGTTATGTTCTTTCTGGTGTGGGTTGCGAatggaatttcctctatcgatctAAGTTGCTTCGAGACAGTTTTAGAATTTTGGCTTTCCGCGACTTATCTtagaacagatgtctgattgattgcttgatcgtttgtttctcatgatattgcacaatcttatgatgcgaataaatttgttgatatctgataGAACAATTTTTCTGTACAGGCACTTCGGAatgggaataaatttcaagcctttgcttaatgctttgatttcaacattttgtaaggtttgatttgcaagatttttgatgaatctgagaatctttctgagttcttgtttttgtttaatcttcGAATTTCCGTTTATATTCTTCCTGGCGTTTTTTATGTTTtggtttccaaacagcaaaCGATACGAAAAACAaaaggcaaagacgcttttcataaaattcctgaaagctgcaaaaaagCAAGATAAGCTGGCTTAAaattaaaagacaaaaaagtcagactcttctctttgttcataaaaccctgACGAAACGGTCATTTTAGGCCAGCACATCCTCCAAAAGAGAACGACTGTAACACAGAACTATGTGTCTGTCACGACACATCGAGAcattaaaaaaacagaaaattcaacaaaagaaacaagcttctcaaacaaaggaagcaaaagaCCAAAATCACAAACGTAAAACCTTTTTATGGGACCAAAGTTACAAGACCAggtcaaggcatgatttattcaccggtttctcgccatgtttcggtatcatgaaatcacactactattgatctactcactatatcgTAACACTTTCCGGCAAAGGTAGAACCATGCGtaaagttgccctcatttcctTTACACTGATTAAGTTTTTCAGACAGAGCCATTGTTAAATAGTCGATAAATTCATAATAGTTTCAATGTAACTTGCGTTgaacttattggctaagttttggtacatttatcatttattttgagtttatgaatcatcaagacaaattgtaTACTACCTTTaaactatattttttttcacgtaaatgggctattgtacaAAGCACACTGGACTTCAAAGtaggccattttgtaatttttggttgccattttggttttgtgacgtcatcataataattaatCTGCATCAATTATATGTGTTGTCCGTAATTTAGAGTgtgaatttcagttcaggcaCTAAAATGCTTGACACAAGCTTAAATAACTgtatttgaacattatcacaTGATATTATGGTGGATATCTGAACTGGTCGGCCATtatggctttatgacgtcatcacagtaattgatttgcatcagtttaatgttatatttataattgagaatgttcatgtcagtttattcaaaaaaatattgaaaactggccgaataaaccgtattttaccattttaagcaataaaatggcggccattttgaatttatgacgtcatcgagcctttacGGTAGCCCAAATTTtcggagcaatagctaattttgatctacacatatatgcgaacatctgtagcaaatttggcacttttgtcattcgtgtaacgatatttttgtttaGCCACCTGACTACAGCAAAACTCTACTCAGCTTTATTCCGCCAAAGTCTCAGAACACACGTGCCCGTGAAAGAGGGCGTGGTACAATACAAATATGGAAAGTCTCTCGGTGATTGACAGCGAGACAATACGCCAATAGGCAGAAGGCAATAAACATACTCTTGTTCTCAACATTACTCCGCCCGGCGAAAGTGCTGCAATTACTGAACAACTGAATTAAACTGTAACTGTAAACACAATAATAACACGATGATAAAAATGACTCCTtaaagtttgcaaataaaacatggcaatcaaatgttttttgaCCTGTAAACGAAAGGTCAACGTTTTTGCGTCcgatttgaaaaaaacactaATACTGTGACGTATCACATAAATGTTCACTGAGACTCTATGAAAACTCGATAATACTAATGTTATGCAATGACAATGTTCAAATGTTCGCAACAAGTGAAATTAAAGTCAGTGTTCATATGGTGAGTATTATACTGATAGATCTCATGAAATAGCTCTCTATTTCAACAGATCATGTGTCCACTTTTTTATACATTGACGCGCTTTCTTGGCAGCAGCGCGGGTGAGTTTGTCCGGCTGTGTAACAGTCTTTGATTCCTTGCAATCCGGCGTTGGCTCATCATTGGTTCAGAGCTATTGAGATCACACAAATTGTTGCCGTCGATGTCCGCACCCAGTTCCAAAATTGGGTATAGTTTCTTGATAGGTCGATTTGTGCGACCAaactttgttttgatttctGCCGAGCGTACGAGATTGTCGTTACCATAGTTCAAATTCTCGACGACAGCAAGATTCCATTTCATTCGCGGTACACGATTGTCCTCGACTAGAACAATGTCACCAACGTTAATGACATTCTCAGTTGTTCCCTTCGTAGTGTTCAAACTGTCACGTTCACGAAGTGAGGTGAGATATTCCCTTGACCAGCGTTGCCAGAAGTGGCTAAGCAATTTCGCGAGAAGGTCCGATCGTTTCTGGAGAGCTGATTTTGTCACACCGTATGTCGGATCTTCCAACTGTTCGATATCCGGCGTGTCGTAAGGTAATCCAGTAAGTTGTCTACCATGTAGGAGGTGTGACGGCGTTAAAGGCTGAGGATCGCCGAACTCGCTAGATGTATACGTGAGAGGCCGATCATTGATGATCGCTTCAATCTCCGTAACTACTGTTTGTAGTTCATCGAACGTAACGTATGATCGTCCGAGTACCTTCTTCAGAGCGATCTTTGTTATGCCAATTAGGCGTTCATAGAAACCCCCAAACCACGGGGCGCGCTTGGGAATAAATTTCCAATCGATTCTGCGATTTGCTAAATAGGACTTGACCGCTGGCGAATTGAACAGTGTTTTCAATTCATCTGCTGCGCACTCGTAAGTTGTGGCATTGTCTGAAATCATGTAGCGAGGTATTGATCTCCTTGCACAGAATCTACGAAATGCGCGTAAGAAAGTTTGAGTGGAGAGGTCATGTACGAGTTCAAGGTGAACTGCACGAGAAACAGAACACGTAAACAAACATATGTAGGCCTTTTCTTCACGCTTTTCACCCAGCACGAAAAGTGCCCCGGTGAAGTCGACACCAGTCACTGTAAATGGGGGCGCTTCTAGTAATCTCATCGATTGAAGTGGTGCTGGTATCGGAATTTTGTAGTGTTTGCTGTTTATCTTCCTACACACAACACACTTGTGTAGAAAAGAATTTTACGATTTGTCGTATCTTGGTAATCCAGAACCTTCTACGGATATAGGTGACTGTAGCATTCAGTCCTGCATGCGCGACATTTTGATGCGCTTCTGATATGAACAGCCGTGTGAAATGTTCGCGTGTCGGCAGAAGCAATGGGAACTTAGTTTCAAAGTCTAGAGGAGCATTGTGTAGTCTGCCTCCGACGCGAAGTAAACCAAGCTCATCTACAAACAAGAGAAGTTGTCTGCACAATGATCCGATTTTTTGAGATTTCGTTTGCAGTGTATTTATTTCGTTCTTGTAATGTTCTCGTTGAATGCTCTTAATCCACGTAGTTTCAGCCGTTTGGATTTCTGTAGCGGATAGCGGTCCGAGCATTCTTTTATCGCTAGGCTTTGCGATATTTGATGTGAATCTCATCACGAGCGCAGTTACGCGTAGAAGTTTGTTGTATGAGCTGTACCGGCTTGGATCAATAATATTCTTGATATTATCGTAAGTGTCACGTTGACATGTGATGGTTTTAAACGCAGCCGTGGTTTCTTCTGAGTCGCGTGTGGTGGTGTCAACATCTGACTGTGGTATGACGTCATTCATAGCACAAGTTGGCCAGTTACCGTTTCCAAGCCAACGGGGACCATTCCACCACAGTGAATTTTCTTGAAGTTTAGATGCGGGGATGCCCCTTGTGATTATGTCCGCGGGATTGTCTTTCGTAGGACAATACATCAGTGCGTCGACAGAAATTGATCTGATTTCTCTTACGCGGTTTTGTACAAAGACAGGCAATTTCTGACTATTATTGTTGACCCAGTGAATTACTATCTGGCTGTCTGACCACAATACGCAACGCGTGATGTTCACGAGTTTTGCGAGACTTTCACGGATGAATTTCGCTAATCTAGCAGCAATCAATGTGGCCATCAATTCGAGGCGCGGAAGTGTTACTGTTTTGATCGGTGCGACTCGGGTTTTGCTCATAATTAAGGCGGTATTTTGTTCATGGCGAAGGTAGGCCACAGCACCGTAAGCCTTGGTGCTGGCGTctccaaatacatgtaactCGTAGGGTTCTCTGCAAGAGTCCGTACAACCAAAGTACTTCCTGTCGATGGAAAAGTTGCTTGCGGCGGCAGAAAATTCAGCATGGAGAGTACACCAACTATCACTGAGTGATTGCGGTAGCGGTTCATCCCATTGTGTATCACGTTTCCAGAGTTCTTGGATAAAGCATTTTGCCGTCACGTGAACTGGCGCGAGAAATCCAAGCGGGTCGTATATGCTTGCGGTACTCCGTACGACTTCTCTCTTTGTGACTAAATGTCCGTCTTCCATAACTTTCTGTTTGTAGGATAACTTGTCCGACTCTGTATTCCAAAGTAGACCCAAGGCATTCACGGTCGTTTCGCTGTCTAAGTTTCCTTGCTCCCGAGCAAGGTCGCGGAGTTCTGTGCAGTTTGAAGCCCACGAACGGAGGTTGAATCCGCCTTTCGACATCACTTCATTCGCTTCGTTATGATAATTCAGTATGTCTTCTCTGGTTTGTGCTCCGCTCATTGCGTTGTCAACATAAATGTTTTCCTTTAGATCTTGACAGACGTCGGATCCATTTGCTTCAAGGTGAGAACGGACAACTGTGTTCAAAATGAACGGCGAAGAGACTGCTCCGAACAACACCGATTTGAAACGGTAAACATCAAAATCGCTACTTGGGTTATTATAGTCCGATAACCATAGGAATTTCGTAAAGTTGCGGTCGTCTTCATGTAATCCAATTTGTAGAAATGCCTTTTCTATATCTGCTGACAAGGCATAGCGATGAACACGGAAGCGAATCAGTATTGATACCAAATCGTTTAGTAGCGGCGTTCCTGTTGACAAACATCATTTAAACTGACTCCGTTCCCTGCCTTGCAACTGCAATCATATACGATTCGTATGGGGGTTGTTTCTGAGTCCTTTTTTACCGGGTGGTGCGGTAGGTAGTGTCCTTGTGACGTGTCATTGTCTATGACTTTCTCTATGAAGCCCTTGCGCTCTTGTTCTTGTATTATTTTGTCGTATGTACTGCGCAGATCACCGCTGAGTCTATTCACCATTGAGCGAGTGCGCGTTTCGCTGATTGAGAAGTTTGTCGGGAGCGGTTGATGGTCCGGTTTCCAGGGAAGTTTTGCAACATACCGGTTGCCTTGGAATTCTATTTTGGTACTGCACTCTCTGTAGCTTGTGGGTCGTCCCTAATTCCCAAAATGAGTTCATATCAGTTTCTCTTGTTTGAGATTAGTAGCGACGTGAAGGACAGTGTTCGTCTTTGTACCGCGGGAGTGAACTGGACCGGACAGAAGGTATCCCAGTTTAGATTTGACAGCGGTGGGACCATTTCCGTGAATAATCTTGTCTTCGATCAACTGCCAGTAATAATCTGCGCCAAGGAGTATAGCTATTTCAAATGTGTCAGTGTCCGAGCGCGGATGAGCGAAATGTAGCCCTTTCAAATGTGGCAAATCTAATACTGATTGATTTATCAGATTTCGCATGGGAGCAGATATTTGGGGACGATCAATGCGGTTATGTCTACTTGTGTCCCGGATGTAGTATGTAGCGAGAAAGTAACTTGACTCAGACACcttgtttgacatgttttgtCTCCGAACGCGGCAAGTTCAATTATCTGCGAGCTATCTGGCGCCAATTGTAACTTTTCCACCATGTCCTGTGTGATGAACGATCTCGTCGCGCCTTCATCGAAGAGAATCATTGCTGATGTAGTTACCGACCGACTTGAAACTTGAGCGACTGCAGTTTTTAGTAATACAGCTCCGACATTGGATGAGGTCGCGAGGGTAACGTCACGGATACCTGTTGTTACTGATTTCGCGTGGACTTCTGCGGGCGCAGGTTTTACTGAATTTGGTTTTGTGTCCTCCGTTTTGGAGGTGGGTTGCGACGGTGAACATAACGATGTGTGATGTTTTCTCTTACAGTTTCTACAGCGGTATTTCGATTTGCAATCAGAAGCCATATGGTTTCCTAGGCAATTGAAGCAGAGGCGGTCATGCTTGACAATTTCTAAGCGTTGCTCTGGCGAGTTGACCTTGATACAGTTCAGCGGTTTATGTGTAGTTTCCTTGCAGAAGGCGCATTTTCGCGGTG from the Ptychodera flava strain L36383 chromosome 2, AS_Pfla_20210202, whole genome shotgun sequence genome contains:
- the LOC139149657 gene encoding uncharacterized protein gives rise to the protein MDTPERIKLSRRAHRGQMTKILNQLDEFMETAEDGLNEAKLDKIQAKLELASAKLQQLQVLDQNLIDKTEDADLETVIVEADDYHSANKQSLREFYDATETYIRGLQSLGKDESSYGDLLVPIIMEKLPSRIRELITRDHGTPLLNDLVSILIRFRVHRYALSADIEKAFLQIGLHEDDRNFTKFLWLSDYNNPSSDFDVYRFKSVLFGAVSSPFILNTVVRSHLEANGSDVCQDLKENIYVDNAMSGAQTREDILNYHNEANEVMSKGGFNLRSWASNCTELRDLAREQGNLDSETTVNALGLLWNTESDKLSYKQKVMEDGHLVTKREVVRSTASIYDPLGFLAPVHVTAKCFIQELWKRDTQWDEPLPQSLSDSWCTLHAEFSAAASNFSIDRKYFGCTDSCREPYELHVFGDASTKAYGAVAYLRHEQNTALIMSKTRVAPIKTVTLPRLELMATLIAARLAKFIRESLAKLVNITRCVLWSDSQIVIHWVNNNSQKLPVFVQNRVREIRSISVDALMYCPTKDNPADIITRGIPASKLQENSLWWNGPRWLGNGNWPTCAMNDVIPQSDVDTTTRDSEETTAAFKTITCQRDTYDNIKNIIDPSRFCARRSIPRYMISDNATTYECAADELKTLFNSPAVKSYLANRRIDWKFIPKRAPWFGGFYERLIGITKIALKKVLGRSYVTFDELQTVVTEIEAIINDRPLTYTSSEFGDPQPLTPSHLLHGRQLTGLPYDTPDIEQLEDPTYGVTKSALQKRSDLLAKLLSHFWQRWSREYLTSLRERDSLNTTKGTTENVINVGDIVLVEDNRVPRMKWNLAVVENLNYGNDNLVRSAEIKTKFGRTNRPIKKLYPILELGADIDGNNLCDLNSSEPMMSQRRIARNQRLLHSRTNSPALLPRKRVNV